The Bradyrhizobium sp. LLZ17 genomic sequence ACGCGACACCCTTGCGCGCGACCAGTCCTTCCAGCGTGGCGAGCCAGTGCAGGTAATAGGTCTCGCCGGTGTCGGGATCGCCGGCAGCCTGCGCGCGCTTGATCTCGTCGGCCAGCGCTGCGGCCCATTCCGGCCAGGTGAACACGCCGCGGTCATGCAACGTCAGCGCCATCGCGAACGCGTGGGCCTCCCAGGGCGCGCGGAACACCGGGCCGTCCTCGTCGCGCGGAATGCTGGGTATCGCCGCCGTCGCAGCGGCAGCAAGCGTGCCGCTCATCACGCCGGATCCAGATAGGGCTCGAAGGCATCGATCGAGACCCTCAACGTCGGATCACCGTCCGCGCCCCAGAGATCTCGGCCTTCGAACACGACCGTATAGAGCCATTGCGGATTTTCACCGAGCTCCATCGCCGCCGAATCCGGAAACACCTGACAGCCGTGGTTCAACTCGACCACGCCGGCGTGACCGCGCACATAGCGCGGCAGCCGCGTGTGTGTCGCGGGATGGATATTCCTGGCGCGCACGCGATCGCCGATCTTGAACTTGGGCGGCGCCGCAGCGGGCGGGCGAACTTGCCGCGGACCATGGTGCGCTCGACGTCGTCGCGCTTCAGCTTGCCGGGCCGGAGCGGCTTTGCAGGCTGCACCGCATGCCCGGCGGCGACATCCTCCCGCGATATGTAACCCTTCTCGATCAGCATCTCTTCGAGCCCCAGGAACCATTTCTTGTAGTAGGAGCTCGAGAGATAAACATCCGGCGGCAGCGTCTCGCGATAGAAGCGCGAGGTGTCGATATTGAAGGCGCCGGCCGCGCCCATCGCGCGTACCATCGCGAGCACGCGGGCTTCCCAATCTGCGTGGAACACCGGCTCGTTCGGCTCGGGCTCGACCTTGCCGAACCCGTCCATGCCGCCCATGTCGTGCACGCCGTTCACGACGGCGCTCCGGGCGTCTTGGGAAAGCCGGTGCCGATCATGGAATCGCGGGTGACAAGCTCGGCGAGCTGCTCTTCATTCCAGCCTTCGGTGCCTCCGGGCCGCATCGGCAGCACCAGGAAGCGCGTTTCGGCGGTGGAATCCCACACCCTGATTTCCGTGTCCTTCGGCAGCGTGACGCCGAAATCGGCGAGCACGCCGCGCGGGTCCTTGACGGCGCGCGAGCGGTAGGGGGCGGCCTTGTACCAGACCGGCGGCAGCCCGAGCATTTCCCAGGGGTAGCAGGAGCACAGGGTGCACACGACCATATTGTGCCGCTGCGGCGTGTTCTCGACCACGACGAGATGATCGCCGACGCGGCTGACGTGGCCGAGCGTGCCGATGGCCTTGCTGCCGTCCTCCAGCAGCGCGGCCTTGAACGTCGGATCGGTCCAGGCCCTGGCAACGACGCGCGCGCCATTGTGCGGACCGATCCTGGTCTCGTAGGCCTGGATGATCGCGTCGAGCGCAGCCGGCTCGACATAGCCCTTTTCGGTCAGGATGGTCTCGAGCGCGCGCACGCGCAGCTCGGTCTCCGACAGTTCGGAATGGTCGTGATCGTGGTGATGAGGATGCTCGCTCATTGGGCGAAGATAGTCCCAGAATCCGGGCGTTGTCGAGGCGAAGACTCTGCTGGCGTCGCGCCACGGCTGTACAGCGGGACGAACCGGAATAGGCTACTCTCCTCTCCAAGCCATTGATCGCGCCATCGACTGTCCCTATACGGCAGCCGGGACAATGAGGCGCGGTGAACGAACCGGTAAGATACCATTGGAATTGAGGGGAGGGACGATGGCCGCGGGTTCAAACCCATCTGAGGCGAAAGCGTTTCGCTGGAAGCTGATCGCGCCGCTCGTGGTCTGGCTCGCGATCTATCTGTGGCCGGTGCCAACAGGGCTCAACCTTAACCAGTGGCACTATTTTGCAATCTTCGCGGCCGTCATCACCGGCCTCATTCTGGAATCAATGCCGGTCGGCGCGGTCGGCCTGATCGGGCTGACGGTTGCCGGCATCTCTGGCTATATCGATCCCGATCCCGGCAAATCGCTGCGCTGGATGCTGGCGGGTTTCGCCGAGAGCACGGTCTGGCTGATCGTCGGCGCTTTCGTGTTCTCGATCGGTTATCGCAAGAGCCAGCTCGGCCGGCGCATCGCGCTGGTGCTGGTGCGACGACTCGGCACCAACACGCTGGGGCTTGGCTATGCGGTCGCGATGTCCGACTTCCTGCTCGCGCCGGCAACCCCGTCCAACACCGCGCGCAGCGGCGGCATCGTCTATCCCATCATCAGCAATATCCCGCGCATCTACGGCTCCGAGCCCGGACCGACCGCCGGCAAGATCGGCACCTATGTGATGTGGACCGCCTTTGCAGCGACGGCGATCACGAGCTCGCTGTTCTTCACTGCGCTGGCGCCCAATGCGGCCGCGCTTGCGATCGCCAAGAAGACGGTCGGGGTCGACGTCAGCTGGGGCCAATGGTTCGTCGGTTTCGCGCCGCTCGGAATCCTGCTGATGCTGCTGGTGCCGCTACTCAGCTACGCGATCTGCCGGCCGGAGGTGAAGCGCAGCCCCGAGATATCGAATGGGCGGCGAGAGAGCTCGCCGAGATGGGCCCGATGTCGCGCAACGAGTGGATCATGCTCGGCCTGATCATCCTCGCGATGTTCCTGTGGATCGCGGGCTCAAGCCCCAACATTCACGTGCCCTTGCTCGGTTCGAACTTCGTCAATGCCACCACCGTCGTGTTCATCGTGATCTCGCTGATGCTGGTCACGGGCGTGATCGAGTTCGCCGATATCGCCAGCGAGAAGAGCGTCTGGGAGGTGTTTTCTATTTCACCTCGCTCTTGACGCTCGCCTCGGGCCTCAACGAGATCGGCTTCATCAAATGGTTCGCCAATGAATTCGCCAAGCCGCTCGCAGGGCTCTCGCCATCGACCGCGATGATCATGCTGGTCGCGCTGTTCTTCTGGATCCACTATTTCTTCTCGAGCATCACCTCGCATGCCGCCGCCGTGCTGCCGGTGGTGCTGGCGGTCGGCTCGGGCGTCCCCGATCTGCCGGTCACGACGCTTGCGATGCTCTGCATGTATTCGCTCGGCCTGATGGGCGTGATCTCGCCTTACGCGACCGGACCCGCGCCGATGTATTTCGGCAGCGGCTATATCGGAAAGGGGCAATTCTGGGGCTTTGGCCTGATCTTCGGGTTGCTTTATTTTGGCGGGTTGCTCCTGATCGTGATGCCGTGGCTGCAGATGGCCCGGTGAGGGGGCCGCAGGGTGCTGCCCCCGGCAGATGAATTTTCTTCGCCGGGCAGGGACCGGGAAAATTTCGTCCAAGTCCCGCAAATATCTGAAATTGCAACAAAGACCGGATCGCGCGATGGTGTGCTGCAGTGCAGCGCCGCCTTTGGAAGCCCCGCCGCTGTTCCAACCTTCCGTCGCGTCATGCCACCTGGGTCTCGCGCGCCGCTCGGGCGGACGAGCTCATCATCCCGCATGAAAGCCGCTTCAATGAACGTGCAGCCATCGCTGCTGGTCGGAGATCCCGTCGAAACCCGAGACGCGCCCGCCGCGGTTGACGGCGATGCGATGGTTCGTTTCGCCGGCATCTCGAAAACCTATCCGGCCTATCGCGGCAAGCCCGGCGTCAACGCGCTCGAGGGGATCGACTTCGCGATTGCCCGCGGCTCGATCACCGGCGTGATTGGTCGCTCCGGTGCGGGCAAGTCGAGCCTCGTTCGGCTGATCAACGGGCTGGAGAAGCCGACCACAGGCCGCGTGATCGTCGATGGCCGCGACATCTCAGCGCTCGCCGGTCGCGAATTGCGGCTGGCGCAGCGCTCGATCGGCATGATCTTCCAGCACTTCAACCTGCTGTCGTCGCGCACGGCGGCCGACAACATCGCGCTGCCGCTCGAAATCGCCGGCTGGGCCAAGGCCGACATCCGCGCGCGCGTCGCCGAGCTGCTCGCGCTGGTCGACATCGCCGACAAGCACGACCGCTATCCTTCCGAGCTCTCGGGCGGCCAGAAGCAGCGCGTCGGCATCGCGCGTGCGCTGGCGACACGGCCGAGCGTGCTGCTGTCGGACGAGGCGACCTCCGCGCTCGATCCGCAGACCACCCGCGCGATCCTCGATCTGCTTGCCAACATCAATCACGAGCTCGGCGTAACCATCGTGCTGATCACCCATGAAATGTCGGTGGTGCGCCAGCTCGCCAGGGACGTGGTCGTGCTCGACGCCGGCCAGGTGGTCGAGAGCGGCCACGTCGCCGACATCTTCACCCATCCAAACCACCCGATTACGCAGTCCTTCCTGGCCGAGGTGATCGGCGACAGCCTGCCGGTGTCGCTAGCGAGTCGGATTTCACAGGAGCCAGTTGCGGGCAGCCAGACCGTGATCCGTGTCCAGGTGCGCGGGGCAGGGACCGGCGATACGCTGATCGCGCGGATCGCGCGTGAGCTCGGACTTGACGTGTCGCTGCTGTCGGCCCGCATCGACGAGATCGGCGGCCAGCATGTGGGCTCGCTGGTGCTCGGCATTCCCGTTGGCAATTCTCGCGGCGAGGACGCGGCAGGCCGGACATTGGCCTGGCTTTCTCAACATCAATTCTCGGCGGAGCGTCTCGGCTATGTCGCCTGAACTCATCAACTTGATCATCCAGGCTACCGGCGAGAGCCTCTACATGGTCGGGGTGGCGGCGCTGATCGGCACGGCCTTCGGCCTGCCGCTCGGCGTGTTCCTCGCGACCAGCCGGAAGGAGAGCTGTTCGCGGCCCCCGCCGTCAATCGCCTGCTCGGCATCGTCGTCAATGCGACACGCTCCACGCCCTTCATCATCCTGGTCGTCGCCATCATCCCGTTCACGCGGCTGATTGCGGGCACCTCGATCGGATCGACCGCGGCCATCGTGCCGCTGACGATTGCCTCAGTGCCGTTCATCGCGCGCCTGGTCGAAGCCGCGATCCGCGAGGTCGATGGCGGGCTGATCGAGACAGCATCTTCGTTCGGGGCGTCGCCGCTCCAGATCGTGTTCAAGGTGCTGATCCCCGAGGCCTTGCCGGGTCTGCTGCTGGCGCTGACGCTCGCAGTGGTCAGCCTGCTCGGCTACTCCGCCATGGTCGGCGCGGTCGGCGGCGGCGGGCTTGGCGATCTCGGCATCCGCTACGGCTACCAGCGCTTCATGCCGGAGATGATGCTGGCCGTCGTCGTCGTGCTGATCGCGCTGGTTCAGCTGGTGCAGAGCGCCGGCGACTACCTCGCACGCCGGCTCAACCGCCGGCTGCGGCATCGCTGACGTCAAAAAAGGAACAAGCTGTTGTCTTGATCGTATGCTTGCATGTCGCGCGGCAGAGGCGAGGGCGCCTCCGCAGCGACACTGCAATGGAGAGCTTGCATGCGCATCGAGCCGGTGTTCCTGTTTGACCTCGACGGCACGCTGGTCGACAGCGTCTATCAGCATGTGCTCGCCTGGAAGCATGCGCTTGACGCCGAGGGAATCGAGCTTTCGGTCTGGCGCATCCATCGCAAGATCGGCATGAGCGGCGGTCTGTTCACCAACCAGCTGCTGCGCGAGATCGGCGTCGAGATCAGCGAGGAGCGGATCGACAGGCTGCGGCGGGCGCACGCGGCCTCCTACCAGCAGCAAGCGCGCCAGATCAGGCCGCTGCCGGGAGCGCGTGAATTGCTGCAATGGCTGACGGAGGCCGGGATTCCCTGGGCGATCGCAACCAGCGGCCGGATGGAAACCGCGGCGGTGAACCTCGCCTCGCTCGGTGTCGATCCGCAGCGCACGCCTGTGGTGACGCGCGACCAGGTCAAATACGCAAAGCCCGACCCGGACCTGTTTCTCGCAGCGGCCGCGCGGCTGAACGCACCGATTGAGACCGCGGTCGTGGTCGGCGACAGCGTCTGGGACATGATGGCTGCCGTGCGCTGTCGCGCGCTCGGCGTGGGCCTCCTGAGCGGCGGCTACGGGCCGGACGAGCTGCGCCAATCCGGGGCTTTCCGCGTCTATGACGATCCCGCCGATATGCTGCGCCGGATCGACGAGGTCGGCGGCCGGCGTTAGCCTCACACTCCGATCACGAGGCGAGGGCGCCGGCGGCTTCGCGGATGAACCTTCCGAGCAAGCACAGCCACAAAGAGGGGAGATGGTCCTCGCCCCGGATGTCCCATGAAGTGGTTTGCCTTGCTCTGCCTGTTCGTGTTCGCCACGCGCGCCAATGCGGCGTCTCCCGAGCAGCACTATCTCGATCTGCGCGACCGCTACATCAGCAAGTTCTCGAAGGCGCCGGAGAACGATGAGACCTCCAGGCAGCATGACGCGGCCCTCAAGGAGTTGACCGGCGTGCTGCGCGGCCTGGTCGGGCCGGTCGCGATCAAGGGGCTGCCCCGGAGGGAAGCTCCAACGTCGACACGCTGTTCAAAGGCGACTCGGGCTTCGGCCATCTCGACGGGCT encodes the following:
- a CDS encoding nitrile hydratase accessory protein, which translates into the protein MSGTLAAAATAAIPSIPRDEDGPVFRAPWEAHAFAMALTLHDRGVFTWPEWAAALADEIKRAQAAGDPDTGETYYLHWLATLEGLVARKGVASTETLHRYRDAWDHAADRTPHGKPIELRDEDFP
- the nthA gene encoding nitrile hydratase subunit alpha; amino-acid sequence: MSEHPHHHDHDHSELSETELRVRALETILTEKGYVEPAALDAIIQAYETRIGPHNGARVVARAWTDPTFKAALLEDGSKAIGTLGHVSRVGDHLVVVENTPQRHNMVVCTLCSCYPWEMLGLPPVWYKAAPYRSRAVKDPRGVLADFGVTLPKDTEIRVWDSTAETRFLVLPMRPGGTEGWNEEQLAELVTRDSMIGTGFPKTPGAPS
- a CDS encoding methionine ABC transporter ATP-binding protein, encoding MKAASMNVQPSLLVGDPVETRDAPAAVDGDAMVRFAGISKTYPAYRGKPGVNALEGIDFAIARGSITGVIGRSGAGKSSLVRLINGLEKPTTGRVIVDGRDISALAGRELRLAQRSIGMIFQHFNLLSSRTAADNIALPLEIAGWAKADIRARVAELLALVDIADKHDRYPSELSGGQKQRVGIARALATRPSVLLSDEATSALDPQTTRAILDLLANINHELGVTIVLITHEMSVVRQLARDVVVLDAGQVVESGHVADIFTHPNHPITQSFLAEVIGDSLPVSLASRISQEPVAGSQTVIRVQVRGAGTGDTLIARIARELGLDVSLLSARIDEIGGQHVGSLVLGIPVGNSRGEDAAGRTLAWLSQHQFSAERLGYVA
- a CDS encoding HAD family hydrolase, encoding MRIEPVFLFDLDGTLVDSVYQHVLAWKHALDAEGIELSVWRIHRKIGMSGGLFTNQLLREIGVEISEERIDRLRRAHAASYQQQARQIRPLPGARELLQWLTEAGIPWAIATSGRMETAAVNLASLGVDPQRTPVVTRDQVKYAKPDPDLFLAAAARLNAPIETAVVVGDSVWDMMAAVRCRALGVGLLSGGYGPDELRQSGAFRVYDDPADMLRRIDEVGGRR